The proteins below come from a single Pseudochaenichthys georgianus chromosome 14, fPseGeo1.2, whole genome shotgun sequence genomic window:
- the tbl2 gene encoding transducin beta-like protein 2, with amino-acid sequence MMEVAALVALTLLLGALVILVAIAVGKRKEEIREEIEQAAELTAEGSAAKVPASKKPKQEKLRVRKDKASQHTFSHQLLAASLKSHSANVTCLDFSSNGKYLASCADDRTVRIWSTKDFLEREHKCLRANVDLDHATLVRFSPDSRAFITWLANGDTIRIFKMTKKEDGTMNFKAAPEDFPLKHKAPILNIGIAETGKFIMSAYTDTTIHIWDLKGEILASLNTNQMTNSYAAVSPCGRFVASCGFTTDVKVWEVCFGKGGEFKEVARAFDLKGHSAGVHAFAFSNDSHKMVTVSKDGTWKLWNTNVEYKKQQDPYLLRTVPCSSSEGTLAALSPDGRVVAISDGCNVAMFNATTGQLEEELHGVHSEEINDLRFDVTGRFLACSGDKAIRVFHNAPGYRAAIRDMQDMLKKAQNEAMKQRLQQQISEAQRALDTVLAAPNE; translated from the exons ATGATGGAAGTAGCAGCATTAGTCGCTTTGACCTTATTATTGGGTGCACTGGTTATACTCGTCGCAATAGCGGTAGGTAAAAGGAAAGAAGAAATAAGGGAGGAAATAGAGCAAGCGGCGGAGTTGACCG CTGAAGGCAGTGCTGCAAAGGTTCCTGCGTCCAAGAAACCAAAGCAGGAGAAGCTGCGCGTCCGAAAGGATAAAGCCTCGCAGCACACGTTCAGCCACCAGCTGCTGGCCGCCTCACTGAAG AGCCACAGTGCGAACGTGACGTGTCTGGACTTCAGCAGTAACGGGAAGTATCTGGCGTCCTGCGCTGACGACCGCACCGTCCGGATCTGGAGCACCAAAGACTTCCTGGAGCGGGAACACAAGTGTCTGCGCGCCAACGTGGATCTGGATCACGCCACGCTGGTCCGCTTCAGCCCCGACTCCag GGCATTTATCACCTGGCTGGCTAACGGAGACACCATTCGAATATTCAAAATGACCAAAAAGGAGGACGGCACTATGAACTTCAAAGCTGCTCCGGAGGACTTCCCACTGAAACACAAGGCTCCCATCCTAAACATCGGCATTGCAGAGACAG GAAAGTTCATCATGAGCGCCTACACGGACACCACCATCCACATCTGGGACCTGAAGGGGGAGATCCTGGCCTCCCTGAACACCAACCAGATGACCAACTCTTACGCTGCCGTCTCCCCCTGCGGCCG GTTCGTAGCCTCATGTGGTTTCACTACTGACGTCAAGGTGTGGGAGGTTTGCTTCGGGAAGGGAGGAGAGTTTAAAGAAGTCGCACGAGCTTTCGACCTGAAGGGCCACTCTGCAGGAGTTCATGCGTTCGCCTTTTCCAATGACTCTCACAA AATGGTGACTGTCTCCAAAGACGGCACGTGGAAGCTGTGGAATACAAATGTTGAGTACAAGAAGCAGCAGGACCCCTACCTCCTGAGGACGGTCCCCTGTTCGTCCTCTGAAGGCACTCTGGCGGCGCTGTCTCCGGACGGCCGGGTGGTCGCCATCAGTGACGGCTGCAACGTGGCCATGTTCAACGCCACCACCGGCCAGCTGGAGGAGGAGCTGCACGGCGTCCACAGCGAGGAGATCAACGACCTCAGGTTCGATGTAACCGGACGATTCTTGGCATGCAGCGGCGACAAAGCCATCCGAGTGTTTCACAACGCCCCCGGCTACCGGGCGGCCATCAGAGACATGCAGGACATGTTGAAGAAGGCCCAGAACGAGGCCATGAAGCAGAGACTGCAGCAGCAGATCTCGGAGGCTCAGAGAGCGCTGGACACTGTGCTCGCTGCTCCTAACGAGTGA
- the LOC117458310 gene encoding G protein-activated inward rectifier potassium channel 3-like has protein sequence MLSTVMCSRETLPSFEFNSRRRSPVRIEPRRNTIPATQTLTAKHLLAYLPRPQSETIRYTPYSHKDTAKSSVAAMITTKRASLIHNLNYAKCSSLPPSREASPSLSPCSQSSHALAYSEPEPPQTQMIQAVPLEPVEEEEERPEPHRWHRSRHLKRFSSRWQSRSSSGSRDFPVSAIEKLNVARSHKKRCKLLGDDHSSHVTVSNQRQRYVTKDGKCQVTQGRIIEKSRFISDIFTTLVDLKFCWFLLVFTMCYILTWVAFGAIYHFGAWLRDDIAHVNDPEWKACFQNVDTFLSALLLSIESQRTIGYGSRMVTAHCPEGTVLLMVQSILGSIIDALMVGCMFVKISRPQQRAQTLIFSKHCVICERDEELCLLFRIGDLRASHMVDAKIRAKLIKSRQTKEGEFIPLEQSEINLGYDTGGDRLLLVEPQTITHFINENSPFWEVGAERLKRESFEIIVILEGIVEASGMTCQARTSYTEDEVLWGHRFESCISLEKGGFRVDYSAFNKTFEVQMSQLSSKDSSTKKEKEIVF, from the exons ATGCTCTCCACGGTGATGTGCAGCAGAGAGACGTTACCCAGCTTTGAGTTCAACAGTCGCAGAAGAAGCCCTGTTAGGATCGAACCACGCAGGAACACCATCCCCGCAACGCAGACCCTCACTGCTAAACATCTGCTGGCATACCTTCCCCGACCTCAGTCAGAAACCATCCGCTACACCCCTTACTCACACAAG GATACAGCTAAATCCTCTGTTGCCGCCATGATAACCACAAAAAGAGCTTCTCTCATCCACAACTTGAACTATGCAAAGTGCTCATCACTCCCCCCATCTCGTGAGGCTTCTCCCTCCCTGAGCCCCTGCAGCCAGTCCTCCCATGCCCTCGCTTATTCTGAGCCAGAGCCCCCACAAACACAAATGATCCAAGCAGTTCCTCtggagccagtggaggaagaagaagagaggCCCGAGCCTCACCGTTGGCATCGCAGCCGACACCTCAAGCGCTTCAGCTCCAGGTGGCAATCCAGAAGCTCCTCTGGCAGCAGAGACTTTCCCGTGTCTGCCATCGAGAAGCTGAATGTCGCGAGGAGTCACAAGAAGCGCTGTAAGCTTCTCGGGGACGACCACTCTTCACATGTCACCGTCAGCAATCAGCGGCAGCGTTATGTCACCAAGGATGGAAAGTGCCAGGTCACCCAAGGACGTATTATAGAAAAGAGTCGGTTTATCTCTGATATCTTCACCACATTGGTGGACCTCAAGTTCTGCTGGTTCCTCCTCGTCTTCACTATGTGCTACATTCTCACATGGGTGGCCTTTGGGGCGATCTACCACTTTGGTGCATGGTTGCGTGACGATATTGCACATGTTAATGACCCCGAATGGAAAGCGTGCTTCCAAAATGTAGACACTTTCCTTTCAGCCTTGCTGCTGTCAATAGAAAGCCAGAGGACTATTGGATACGGCTCCAGGATGGTGACGGCCCACTGCCCCGAGGGCACGGTGCTCCTGATGGTGCAGTCCATCCTCGGCTCCATCATCGACGCCCTGATGGTGGGCTGCATGTTTGTTAAAATCTCCCGGCCCCAGCAGAGAGCGCAGACTCTGATCTTCAGCAAGCACTGCGTCATATGTGAGCGAGACGAGGAGTTGTGCTTGCTCTTCCGCATCGGGGATCTGAGGGCGAGCCACATGGTGGACGCCAAGATCCGCGCAAAGCTCATCAAGTCCAGGCAGACCAAGGAGGGAGAGTTCATCCCACTGGAGCAGTCGGAAATCAATCTGGGCTACGACACCGGGGGGGACCGGCTGCTGCTGGTGGAGCCGCAGACCATCACACACTTCATCAATGAAAACAGCCCCTTCTGGGAGGTGGGAGCGGAGCGGCTGAAGAGGGAGAGCTTTGAGATCATCGTAATCCTGGAGGGCATCGTGGAAGCATCCG GTATGACGTGCCAGGCGAGGACGTCCTACACCGAGGACGAGGTCCTCTGGGGACACAGATTTGAGTCGTGCATTTCTTTGGAGAAAGGGGGTTTCCGTGTGGACTACAGCGCattcaataaaacctttgaggTCCAAATGTCCCAACTCAGCTCAAAAGACAGCAGCACTAAAAAGGAAAAAGAAATCGTATTTTAG
- the pom121 gene encoding nuclear envelope pore membrane protein POM 121, translating into MKVLRRRAAAMSSREKHIAIISVLGLVSLALYYIPNFLWVTLFLSVCCIVCYYQSGEPLPARLGLNPRARLRVPAVLQRWFWGWVSTGVSVAARGKTKSGRNKTEHRSFEGHFRERPVEAGIYRRDTLHTESFLFSPRDFLMGSYIGKPESPTPDFGRPRAGRNPREQLRERLARPNHAVYTPNRRLSFAGEPPGTAGRFTITPQRHYPLQQPGVSQVGVLPPVKWDSFRKKNILSPRNCSAVLSPVTIKIARPGHLSSPSFDHLSCAGLPRPVDPCSRESVLKVLKESRKRVVEDEDGSVTAEQKSKRRRNDSNGSAQSAFEPLLPNGTPSLLVPKPGSLKRGMTSLAEDALMKRSRTSSISSGSGVHTPRGTPGSRRNPIQSSYSSSKGLSQWKKRSAPSSPLSSPGSSRSQTPEAASKRAKEDDGQSPSSASSVRSEKTASEKVPVTSKCAPALQLPVTPSAESTGSGGKRKRKIQLVSSHRDDQISLPPPPELGYTITVKDLDEEKKAALSKIQKVLETPAPEQEKSVAPAVSTSLHPASSSSSITTLSSLLASPLPTASSTLSNTPVINLDPSPSVSVSSAPAASNPLLEALKMKISIPASSTSAANTSTVSASSTPVQPSGFTLNVSTAGVAPPPSTSQSSSTGVEQPSAFTQVLSQVSKPSVSVAAVAGPTLFGLSSLISIAAASSASNPVSAAAPSPASSLASLSNTNPLLASGFKPIFSVTTTPTPAAASTPESKPPVQSFKPIFGAATSSAGFGLPPPYTTSNSAATASPSITSSMFGGSTSSTTVTPSVFPGLTITNTPSSTGSIAATQAAAPAAAKSLFGNWSAPTTTSTSAASAQAPNTGSSFQFGAVTTTTAAAAPVPTAAATTTSSGGNFAFGATQADPQAANQKAFSFGQAAPSQNTTTSSFGGFSMASTASTTAATTTQSTFSFGKPSFQAPAAQNTFGSTAAPAAQNTFGSSVAPAAQNTFGSSVAPAAQNKFGSSVAPAAQTPFGSSTAAQATFGSSAAQTAPTTFGSSAAPAAQTTYGSSAAAPNSFNFGGGASSTPAPNTAPPSFPFGSTAATTAASFGTPAKPAFGSSSTGFAFGGTAAPSAAPSAAPSFGSAAQTQSSSSNFSFGNAAPQQAAPGPAQPASGGFNFGAAMPCPQFGTPAPSNPAPQMGGFNFGAAAADKPAFGTSNPSFGQSAAAAAGPIPFGSPATPVQGFNSVPFGSPSPQQAPSFSIGAGSKPIGARQRLQARRQHNRKK; encoded by the exons ATGAAAGTCCTCCGGCGGCGCGCTGCCGCCATGTCATCGAGAGAGAAACATATAGCTATTATCTCTGTTTTAGGCCTAGTTAGTCTTGCTCTTTATTATATTCCTAATTTTCTTTGGGTGACTTTATTTCTTTCAGTGTGTTGTATTGTGTGTTACTATCAAAGCGGAGAACCGCTTCCCGCCAGGTTAGGCCTCAATCCTCGGGCTCGCCTGAGAGTTCCAGCCGTGCTACAGCGCTGGTTTTGGGGCTGGGTATCAACCGGCGTGTCGGTGGCCGCTCGGGGGAAAACGAAGAGCGGCAGAAACAAAACTGAGCACCGGTCCTTTGAGGGACACTTCAGAGAAAGGCCCGTTGAAGCTGGGATTTATAGGAGGGATACTTTGCACACTGAGTCGTTTCTTTTCAGTCCTCGGGATTTCCTCATGGGGAGTTACATCGGAAAACCCGAAAGTCCAACTCCCGACTTCGGCAGGCCAAGAGCCGGGAGAAACCCCCGAGAGCAGCTCCGCGAGAGACTGGCCAGACCCAACCATGCTGTCTACACGCCGAACAGGAGGCTCTCATTTGCCGG GGAGCCACCGGGCACAGCGGGCAGATTCACCATCACCCCCCAGCGTCATTACCCCCTGCAGCAGCCCGGGGTCTCACAGGTGGGAGTCCTACCTCCCGTGAAGTGGGACAGCTTCAGGAAGAAGAACATCCTCAGCCCTCGTAACTGTTCTGCTGTCCTCAGCCCCGTCACCATCAAGATCGCCAGGCCGGGCCACCTCAGCTCCCCCAG TTTTGACCATCTGAGTTGTGCGGGGCTCCCCAGGCCTGTGGACCCCTGCTCCAGAGAAAGTGTCCTCAAGGTTCTGAAGGAAAGCCGCAAGAGAGTAGTTGAGGACGAGGACGGAAGCGTCACAGCCGAGCAGAAAAGCAAAAGAAG GCGTAATGACAGCAATGGAAGCGCACAATCTGCGTTTGAGCCTCTCCTGCCCAACGGGACACCATCACTGCTGGTCCCTAA GCCAGGAAGCCTGAAAAGAGGGATGACCTCCCTTGCAGAGGACGCCCTCATGAAGAGATCTCGCACCTCCTCCATCAGCTCCGGCAGCGGGGTCCACACCCCCAGGGGAACCCCCGGCAGCAGGAGGAACCCTATCCAGAGCTCCTACAGCTCTTCAAAGGGCCTCAGCCAG TGGAAGAAGCGGTCAGCACCCAGCTCCCCTCTCTCCAGCCCCGGGTCATCTCGCTCTCAGACCCCAGAGGCAGCCTCCAAAAGAGCCAA GGAGGACGACGGACAGTCTCCCAGCTCAGCATCCTCAGTGAGGTCAGAGAAGACGGCCTCTGAGAAGGTTCCTGTTACAT CTAAATGTGCTCCAGCTCTCCAGCTGCCAGTCACCCCCTCAGCAGAGTCTACTGGGAGTGGTGGGAAGAGGAAGCGTAAGATCCAGCTGGTGTCGAGCCACCGGGACGATCAGATCTCTCTG ccTCCGCCTCCAGAGCTGGGCTACACCATCACCGTGAAGGACCTGGATGAGGAGAAGAAGGCTGCGCTCAGCAAAATCCAGAAGGTCCTGGAGACCCCCG CTCCAGAGCAAGAGAAGTCTGTCGCCCCCGCAGTCTCCACTTCCCTCCATCCTgcctcctcctccagcagcatcACCACCCTGAGCAGCCTCCTGGCTTCTCCTCTGCCCACAGCCTCCTCCACACTCTCAAACACCCCCGTCATCAACCTGGACCCCAGCCCCAGCGTCAGTGTGAGCTCCGCCCCGGCAGCATCCAACCCGCTGCTGGAGGCTCTGAAGATGAAGATCAGCATTCCTGCGAGCTCCACCTCTGCCGCCAACACATCTACAG TGTCTGCATCCTCCACGCCGGTGCAGCCCAGTGGTTTCACCCTGAATGTTTCCACTGCAGGAGTCGCCCCTCCTCCCTCCACCTCTCAATCCTCCTCTACAGGTGTGGAGCAGCCCTCGGCCTTCACCCAGGTGCTGAGTCAGGTCTCCAAGCCCTCCGTcagtgttgctgctgtagcAGGACCAACCCTGTTTGGACTGAGCAGTCTGATCAGCATCGCTGCTGCCTCTTCCGCCTCCAACCCGGTCTCTGCTGCTGCTCCTTCCCCCGCCAGCAGCTTAGCTTCACTCAGTAACACCAACCCTCTGCTGGCTTCAGGGTTCAAACCCATTTTTTCCGTCACCACCACCCCCACCCCCGCAGCTGCATCAACCCCGGAGAGCAAACCTCCTGTCCAAAGTTTCAAGCCCATCTTTGGAGCTGCTACTTCAAGTGCTGGATTCGGACTGCCTCCACCCTACACCACCTCTAACTCAGCCGCCACCGCTTCTCCCAGTATCACATCCTCAATGTTTGGCGGATCTACTAGTAGCACCACGGTTACCCCGTCTGTTTTCCCCGGTTTAACCATCACCaacaccccctcctccaccggcTCCATCGCCGCCACGCAGGCCGCAGCCCCAGCAGCTGCGAAATCCCTCTTTGGAAACTGGTCGGCACCAACAACCACCTCCACCAGCGCAGCCTCAGCGCAGGCGCCGAACACCGGGAGCTCATTTCAGTTTGGAGCCGTGAccactactactgctgctgctgctcctgtCCCGACCGCCGCTGCCACCACCACCTCCAGCGGGGGCAACTTCGCCTTTGGTGCCACACAGGCAGACCCTCAGGCAGCCAACCAGAAGGCATTCTCCTTCGGTCAGGCGGCTCCCAGCCAGAACACAACCACATCTTCATTTGGAGGCTTTTCAATGGCCAGCACAGCCTCCACCACGGCTGCCACCACCACCCAGTCCACCTTCAGCTTTGGGAAGCCGTCTTTTCAAGCACCGGCAGCACAGAACACATTTGGCTCCACTGCGGCACCGGCAGCACAGAACACATTTGGTTCTTCAGTGGCACCTGCAGCACAGAACACATTTGGTTCTTCAGTGGCACCTGCAGCACAGAACAAATTTGGTTCTTCAGTGGCACCTGCAGCACAGACCCCTTTCGGCTCCTCAACGGCAGCACAGGCCACATTTGGTTCTTCGGCGGCACAAACGGCTCCGACCACGTTTGGTTCTTCAGCGGCACCTGCAGCACAGACCACCTACGGCTCCTCAGCGGCGGCGCCAAACTCTTTCAACTTCGGTGGAGGAGCATCGTCCACCCCAGCCCCTAACACCGCCCCACCCTCTTTCCCCTTTGGGTCGACTGCCGCCACGACAGCTGCCAGTTTTGGGACGCCTGCTAAACCAGCGTTTGGAAGCAGCTCCACTGGGTTTGCTTTCGGCGGCACCGCTGCCCCCTCGGCTGCCCCCTCGGCTGCTCCGAGCTTCGGTTCAGCCGCACAGACTCAGAGCTCCTCCTCCAACTTCTCTTTTGGAAATGCGGCTCCTCAGCAGGCGGCCCCCGGTCCGGCTCAGCCTGCATCCGGTGGATTTAACTTCGGAGCTGCGATGCCATGCCCCCAGTTTGGAACACCAGCCCCCAGTAACCCGGCACCACAGATGGGAGGCTTCAATTtcggggctgctgctgctgacaaaCCAGCTTTTG GAACGTCTAACCCATCCTTCGGGCAGAGTGCTGCCGCCGCTGCCGGTCCGATCCCCTTTGGAAGTCCTGCAACTCCAGTCCAAGGCTTCAACTCTGTTCCTTTCG GGTCCCCCAGTCCCCAGCAGGctccctccttctccatcggAGCCGGATCAAAGCCAATTGGAGCTCGCCAGAGGCTTCAGGCGCGGAGGCAGCACAACAGGAAGAAGTAA